GACCATCCTCACCCGCTAACCGATTTCGCATCTCCCCAATCCTCCTGCTACGCTCCTCTTCGTTCGAAAGCAACACCAAGCGCCGCTAGCTCAATTGGCAGAGCAGCTGACTCTTAATCAGCGGGTTCGGGGTTCGAGTCCCTGGCGGCGCACAAAAGCCCTGGTCACGAAGGTGACCAGGGCTTTCGCTTATGTGGAGCCCATGGTTTATCCCATGGTTTTGTGTCCTACCGCACACTCACCCGCCTGTTCCTGTCGCGTCAGTCGGCTCGCCGTGCCCGGACTGATCGGCGACGTCGAGTGACCGGTTGAGCGCGGTCTCCAGCGCGGCAGCCGCGTCCGGGTTCTTCGCCCGCCGCGCCATGTAGACATCCTGAGTCAGCGACGGCCGGGCGTGCCCGAGCTGGTCGGCGATCTGGCGTGCGCTCTGCCCAGCATCGTCCAGGATGGTCGCCGTGGTCTTCCGGAACGAGTGCGACGTGATCCACGCGAGCGCGTCAGCCTGGCTTCCCTCAGCGGCCTCGCTCGCGAGCTCCAGCAGCTCGACGCGGTCGCTGCCACGGACCCGGTACAGGTCGAGCACCTTCTCAGCGTCGCCCACCTCCAGCCGGACCCGGGCCGTCTCGACCAGGCTCACCCGAGACTGTGGCCAGCTGAGCTTGGTCGCCGTCTCCGTCTGAGACAGCCCGGCCGCCCGTCGAGCCTTCCGAAGCCGGTTCCCGAGATCGCGGCGCGTCTCGCTGCCGATAGGTGACCGCGCCGCCCGCAGGTCGCGACGTACGTTCGTCGGATCGCGGTAGTCGCCGTCACGGTTGGCGAAGATCGGCCGGTCCAACCGGCCGCCGTCCATCAGGCGTCGCCGGAGCATCGCCAGACCCCATGCCGGCACTTTCAGAACGCGCTCCCCCGCCCGCGACTTCGTCCTGATCCGCACCAGACCTTCGCCCCTCACACGGATGATCTGGTGCGTGATCTCGACCTCGCTAGCGGCGAAGTTGACCTGGTGCCCGAGTACTCCCAGCGCCTCGCCGATCCGTACGCCAGTCGCGAGCATGAACGTCGACAGGTCAGGCAGATCGGCTGCGACGGCTCCTCGGTCAGCGCGCAGCTGCTCAAACCAGGCGTCCCGCTCCTCATCCGTGAGCGCCCGTGCTTTGCGCTTCGACGCACTCTCGATCGTGTCGACGTCCCTGATCGGATTGAAATCGAGCGCACCGTACCGCGCTGCCAACCCCAGCGTTCCGGATACGACGCTCCTGCACGTCTTTGCGGTCGGCGGACCAATCTCCGACTTGATCTTGCCGATCACCTTGTCCAGCAGCGGCGTAGTCAGTTCACCGAGGCGCACCTCCCCGAGCGCGGGGAGCACGTGATTGTCGAGCTGACGCCGGTAGGTGTCCACGGTGCCGGGCGATCTCTTGCCGTCCCGCACCTTCTCCTCCAGCTTCGCGAACCACATCTCAGCGGCTTTCGAGAATCGGTCCATCGCATCAAGCCCAATGCCTCGGTTGGCCCGGCGACGATTCTTGAGGTTCTCCTGCAGGTTGTCCTCTGCGACCGTCTTAGTCCGGCCGTTCGCCTCTACCTGACGCACCTTGCCGTCGAAGTCGCGGTAGTACGCCACCGACCGATACGACGTCGCTTTGCCCTTCTCGTTGGTGACGGCAACGTAGGTGCGAATCTTGCCCCAGCTACCCAGCGGGAGGGGTTTCCGTGCCATGTCTGCGTTCCTCTCAGGCTGCGGTCTTCTGGGATTCGAACCAGGCCACGACGTCGGCCGGGTCGTAGCGCAGGTGCTTACCGATCCGCACACCAACCGGCCCATCGCCGGTCAGCCGCCACTTGTAGATCGTCTTCACTGAAATCCGGAGGTAGTCGGCGACGTCATGCACCGTCCAGCGGACAACGTGCTCACCGATCCGGGTCAGGTTGAGTTCCGCGATTCCCTCGGTCACTTGTGATGCCCTCCCGGTCAGGCGCAGTTGATGCGGTCATCGGTGATGTCGGGTACAGCTCGGGGGACCCAAGGCGTACCAGCCGTACCAGCCTCGTTTTGCCTGGTCAGCCCCAAGGAGGCTTGGTTGCCTGGTACGGCTTGAGCCGTACCAGTGGTGGAAGCCTCATCGGGGCTGACCTGCGATGTTGAGGCTGGTACGGCTGGTACGGCTTCCCCACCGGCCTGTTTTGGCTCGGGGCAGTAGCGGTTCCAGGCGTCGGCGAAATCGCTGCGGTGGTAGCCCTTGGCCTGTCCGGTCGGGAACCGGATGGTGTCGCTGCGGATCTCGAAATCGCGCAGCAGGTTGCCCATCCGCATCGCGGTGAGTCCGGCCGCGCCCATCGTCGCCCAGGGCGCTTCGGCATCGCTGCGCAGCCGGTCGAGCAGGATCTGTGTTGGCAGCGCGTCGGCGTCTTGGAACGCCGTGCGGCAGTCGGCCAGCAGCCGGGTCGGGATGGAACCCTCGTCGCCCGCGTCGCGGTCGCTGGTCAGCGCTACGGCTGCCTTCCTGGCAGCGCGGGGCCACTGCCCACCTGCCAGGTCGGCAACGGCAATCATCGGCTCCCAGGTGTCGGCCGCGCGGTCCTCCAACGGCATGTCCGGGGTAGCTGCCCGCAGACCCTTGATGTGGCCGGAGAGCCAGTGGTTGAGGCGCTGTCGCAGCTCATCCAGCTCGGGACCGTCGCGGCCGACACGGTATGGCGCGACCTTCTCCCCGGCAGCGCGTCGGCGCATCCGGATCACAGCCGCCCGGTCCTCGATCGTGTCGGGCATCGCGCCGATCCCTGCCAGCGCGGCCATAGCGAATGTGGCGATCTTTTCCACGGACTTGGTTCCGGCGTCGTACCGCAGCGCGGGGCGGCCGCGCTGGTGACCGGCGTTCAGCAGCCCGCGCAGGTCTTCGTTCTCCCCGGCCTTGGGGCCAAAGATCGTGTCGGCCTCATCGATCAGCAGCGTCGGCGGATCACTCGGCGCAACCCCGATGGATCGGTAGACCGCTGACGGCGACGCGTTCACAGTCATCAACGGCCGGTGGCTCATCCCTTCCACCATGTCGAGCAACCGCGACTTTCCGCAGCGCCGTTCGGGCGCCCGGATGACAAGCCGGGGCGCGCAGTTCCAGGCGGGTACGGCGTGCGTCGCGGCGATCCACAGCACGACAGCGATCGCGGCGGACGTGCTCGGCAGAACCACGTACCGCGCGATGGTGTCGGCCACGTCGTCCAGCAGCTCCGCGCCGTCGATCGGCTCGGGTGCGGTGTCGGTTGGGGAGGTCATGCGGCGATCCCTTCGTCACGGAAGCCGTCAGCGATAGCGGCTCGAATGTCGCGGGCGGTTTGCTCGGCTTGCTGCCCCACATCAGTAAGTGCGGCGATCGCGTCGGCACGGGTGATAGCACCGGCCGCGACCATCCGCGCCACGCCTCGCGCAGCGCCGTACAGCGTCGTTCGGCGCTTCCCCTCGCCCGCGTTGCGGACGGCGTTCAGCGTCGACGTGAGCAGTCCCTCAGGGTTGGAGATGCCCCCCGCTCGGGTGGTCCGGATCGGCCCGGCCGGGTGGCTGGTGGAAATGGCCGGCGGGGCGGGTAGGCATGCGTCGATCAGCGCGGGGGGCATCTCGCTCGGGTCGCACAGTCCCTCGCCCCACCGGTAAGGCTGGCGGGTGCGGTGGTGGATCGACGGCGGCAGCACTACGTACCCGCCGTCAGCCTTCACATCGATCCCGGGCCGGTTCGGCATCGGCCGCGAAGGGATTTCGCGGCCGGGGTGGCGGTAGTACAGGTGCTGTCCGAAAGAGCCCGTGACGACCCACAACGTGCGCGGCACCAGCTGGCCCGTGACCAGGTCGGCAAGGCTGTCCGCTCCCCCATGGGCCGGGTCCACGTCGACCACTACGAGCCCAGACGTAGCCCCTGTGCGTACGGCGAGCTGGCCGCCCGGAACAGCGCCCACGATCAACCTCACGCGGTCCGGGTCGGTGCTGGCGGCGTAAAACCCGTGGCAGGTCAGATGCCCACAGGTCGCCGGATCGTGCGGGTTATCTCGGCAGTCGTTGCAGTTGGCAACGGGCCGCTTGGAGCGACCGAGCATGAACACCGGCCAGCCACGATCAGCGGCAGCGACGGCGGCGGTCAGCAGGTCATTCATCGGAGATCTCCTCTCGAGGTGGGCTAGGCGGCGGTGACGTGTTCGTACGCGTACATGCACGTGTCACAGAG
The genomic region above belongs to Kribbella solani and contains:
- a CDS encoding helix-turn-helix domain-containing protein, with the protein product MARKPLPLGSWGKIRTYVAVTNEKGKATSYRSVAYYRDFDGKVRQVEANGRTKTVAEDNLQENLKNRRRANRGIGLDAMDRFSKAAEMWFAKLEEKVRDGKRSPGTVDTYRRQLDNHVLPALGEVRLGELTTPLLDKVIGKIKSEIGPPTAKTCRSVVSGTLGLAARYGALDFNPIRDVDTIESASKRKARALTDEERDAWFEQLRADRGAVAADLPDLSTFMLATGVRIGEALGVLGHQVNFAASEVEITHQIIRVRGEGLVRIRTKSRAGERVLKVPAWGLAMLRRRLMDGGRLDRPIFANRDGDYRDPTNVRRDLRAARSPIGSETRRDLGNRLRKARRAAGLSQTETATKLSWPQSRVSLVETARVRLEVGDAEKVLDLYRVRGSDRVELLELASEAAEGSQADALAWITSHSFRKTTATILDDAGQSARQIADQLGHARPSLTQDVYMARRAKNPDAAAALETALNRSLDVADQSGHGEPTDATGTGG
- a CDS encoding bifunctional DNA primase/polymerase; protein product: MNDLLTAAVAAADRGWPVFMLGRSKRPVANCNDCRDNPHDPATCGHLTCHGFYAASTDPDRVRLIVGAVPGGQLAVRTGATSGLVVVDVDPAHGGADSLADLVTGQLVPRTLWVVTGSFGQHLYYRHPGREIPSRPMPNRPGIDVKADGGYVVLPPSIHHRTRQPYRWGEGLCDPSEMPPALIDACLPAPPAISTSHPAGPIRTTRAGGISNPEGLLTSTLNAVRNAGEGKRRTTLYGAARGVARMVAAGAITRADAIAALTDVGQQAEQTARDIRAAIADGFRDEGIAA
- a CDS encoding DUF3631 domain-containing protein produces the protein MTSPTDTAPEPIDGAELLDDVADTIARYVVLPSTSAAIAVVLWIAATHAVPAWNCAPRLVIRAPERRCGKSRLLDMVEGMSHRPLMTVNASPSAVYRSIGVAPSDPPTLLIDEADTIFGPKAGENEDLRGLLNAGHQRGRPALRYDAGTKSVEKIATFAMAALAGIGAMPDTIEDRAAVIRMRRRAAGEKVAPYRVGRDGPELDELRQRLNHWLSGHIKGLRAATPDMPLEDRAADTWEPMIAVADLAGGQWPRAARKAAVALTSDRDAGDEGSIPTRLLADCRTAFQDADALPTQILLDRLRSDAEAPWATMGAAGLTAMRMGNLLRDFEIRSDTIRFPTGQAKGYHRSDFADAWNRYCPEPKQAGGEAVPAVPASTSQVSPDEASTTGTAQAVPGNQASLGLTRQNEAGTAGTPWVPRAVPDITDDRINCA
- a CDS encoding helix-turn-helix domain-containing protein, translated to MTEGIAELNLTRIGEHVVRWTVHDVADYLRISVKTIYKWRLTGDGPVGVRIGKHLRYDPADVVAWFESQKTAA